In Luteimonas viscosa, the following proteins share a genomic window:
- a CDS encoding helix-turn-helix transcriptional regulator, whose amino-acid sequence MDAASHEAWPVHRLAQVSGVSEAHFARSFKDAFGVPPHRYLLTRRIERATTLLRDTDLPITDIAFQTGWQSLGTFGRTFRDITGESPGELRARQQAAAHPLDRVPPCYLAAAQRPALTTAVSEKRRGQAADSIPASKRPEVT is encoded by the coding sequence ATGGACGCCGCCTCGCACGAGGCCTGGCCGGTACACAGGCTGGCGCAGGTGAGCGGCGTGTCCGAGGCGCACTTCGCGCGATCGTTCAAGGATGCCTTCGGCGTACCGCCGCATCGTTACCTGCTCACGCGGCGGATCGAGCGGGCCACGACCCTGCTGCGCGACACCGACCTGCCGATCACCGACATCGCCTTCCAGACCGGCTGGCAAAGCCTGGGCACCTTCGGCCGCACCTTCCGCGACATCACCGGCGAGAGCCCGGGCGAACTGCGCGCACGGCAGCAGGCGGCGGCGCATCCGCTGGACCGGGTGCCGCCTTGCTACCTCGCCGCGGCCCAGCGCCCCGCCCTCACCACCGCAGTTTCGGAGAAGCGGCGCGGGCAGGCGGCCGATAGCATCCCCGCGTCCAAACGACCGGAGGTCACATGA
- the gntA gene encoding guanitoxin biosynthesis heme-dependent pre-guanitoxin N-hydroxylase GntA gives MKTSAVKRPAQSAGGEMSSRFLSFVDDPAFPCVGSKAALARDAIQTQEFARLGHRANDVPLLDALVEFAAGIDDAPEDDTTVHSFVALFDGPTDADERRFEAMLWSQLQRLHDVDAGRGTAWAADVSRDPDDPRFSLSLAGHPFFVIGLHPGASRLARRFDWPAMVFNSHRQFDRLRQDGRYAKMQAATRARDLALQGSLNPNLADFGTAPETRQYSGREVEAGWTCPFHVRKPR, from the coding sequence ATGAAAACTTCTGCAGTCAAACGACCGGCGCAATCCGCCGGCGGCGAAATGTCTTCCCGCTTCCTGTCCTTCGTCGACGATCCCGCCTTTCCGTGCGTGGGATCGAAGGCGGCCCTGGCACGCGATGCGATCCAGACGCAGGAATTCGCCCGGCTGGGCCATCGCGCCAACGACGTGCCGCTGCTCGATGCGCTGGTGGAGTTCGCAGCCGGCATCGACGACGCGCCGGAAGACGATACGACGGTCCATTCCTTCGTGGCCCTGTTCGACGGGCCGACGGATGCGGACGAGCGCCGTTTCGAGGCGATGCTCTGGTCGCAGCTGCAGCGCCTGCACGACGTGGATGCGGGCCGCGGAACCGCGTGGGCGGCGGACGTGAGCCGCGATCCCGACGATCCGCGCTTCAGCCTCAGCCTGGCGGGCCACCCGTTCTTCGTGATCGGCCTGCATCCGGGCGCCTCCCGGCTGGCGCGGAGGTTCGACTGGCCGGCGATGGTGTTCAACTCGCATCGCCAGTTCGACCGCCTGCGCCAGGACGGCCGCTACGCGAAGATGCAGGCGGCGACGCGTGCGCGCGATCTCGCCCTGCAGGGGTCGCTCAATCCGAACCTGGCCGACTTCGGCACCGCGCCCGAGACCAGGCAGTACAGCGGTCGCGAGGTCGAGGCCGGGTGGACGTGCCCGTTCCATGTCAGGAAGCCGCGATGA
- a CDS encoding sensor histidine kinase, producing the protein MKVRLGTSEIGLYRYLGLWTLVAFVFAVQGVVHDALAGNLWPPPTYLRWALIQWLPWAALAPLVFRIAGRHPIQGPGRLRALATHAAASIGVTVLALVMGALASTWFEPSGFGEQFRQFASKHAATGMLTYWALLAIRQALHFRAEQSRRELEASRLAAELAQSRLRVLRTQLQPHFLFNTLHAISTLLSEDVTSAEDMLLRLSDLLRAFLEDYDGQEVSLRQELVLLDLYLGIQRVRFKDRLTTRIYIAPDTMECAVPSLILQPLVENAIRHGIGERIGADCIEIESRREGDSLCLEVRNRNSSLEGKGDSPSGRGIGLSNTRLRLRELYGDAAHVRLDTTWPQGVACRIRLPFRPLDDPQDAPEVAPA; encoded by the coding sequence ATGAAGGTCCGGCTCGGCACTAGCGAAATCGGCCTGTATCGTTACCTCGGCCTGTGGACCCTGGTGGCGTTCGTGTTCGCCGTGCAGGGCGTCGTGCACGATGCGCTCGCCGGCAACCTCTGGCCGCCGCCGACCTACCTGCGCTGGGCGCTGATCCAGTGGCTGCCTTGGGCCGCGCTCGCGCCGCTCGTGTTCCGGATCGCCGGGCGGCATCCGATCCAGGGGCCAGGGCGACTGCGGGCGCTGGCGACGCACGCCGCCGCGAGCATCGGGGTGACGGTGCTGGCGCTGGTGATGGGCGCGCTGGCGTCCACCTGGTTCGAACCCAGCGGGTTCGGGGAACAGTTCCGCCAGTTTGCAAGCAAGCACGCTGCCACCGGCATGCTGACGTACTGGGCGCTGCTGGCGATCCGGCAGGCGCTGCATTTCCGCGCCGAGCAGAGCCGGCGCGAGCTGGAGGCGAGCCGCCTGGCAGCGGAACTGGCGCAGTCGCGCCTGCGGGTGCTGCGCACCCAGTTGCAGCCGCACTTCCTGTTCAACACGCTCCACGCGATCTCCACGCTGCTGTCCGAGGACGTGACGTCGGCGGAGGACATGCTGCTGCGACTGAGCGATCTGCTGCGCGCGTTCCTCGAGGATTACGACGGGCAGGAGGTGAGCCTGCGCCAGGAACTGGTGCTGCTGGACCTGTATCTCGGCATCCAGCGGGTGCGCTTCAAGGACCGCCTGACCACGCGGATCTACATCGCGCCAGACACGATGGAATGCGCGGTGCCCAGCCTGATCCTGCAGCCGCTCGTCGAGAACGCCATCCGCCACGGCATCGGAGAACGCATCGGCGCGGATTGCATCGAGATCGAGAGCCGGCGCGAGGGCGACAGCCTCTGCCTGGAGGTGCGCAACCGCAACAGCTCGCTCGAAGGCAAGGGCGATTCGCCTTCAGGACGTGGCATCGGCCTGTCGAACACGCGCCTGCGTTTGCGGGAGCTCTATGGCGACGCGGCGCACGTGCGCCTGGACACGACCTGGCCGCAGGGCGTGGCCTGCCGCATCCGCCTGCCGTTCCGCCCGCTCGACGATCCGCAGGACGCGCCGGAAGTGGCGCCGGCATGA
- a CDS encoding DUF1456 family protein — MINNDVLRSIRYMLDLSDQKVIDIAALASPAFVLDRDEVRAMLLKEDEPGYVPCRDEVLAHLLDGLIVHLRGREERRPARPVEKRISNNVVLKKLRVAFELTDSDMHAIFADAGFPVTKPELSALFRQAGHRNFRACGDQLLRNLLKGLTLRLRGAQA; from the coding sequence ATGATCAACAACGACGTCCTGCGCAGCATCCGCTACATGCTCGACCTGAGCGACCAGAAGGTGATCGACATCGCCGCACTGGCAAGCCCCGCGTTCGTCCTGGACAGGGACGAGGTGCGCGCGATGCTGCTGAAGGAGGACGAGCCCGGATACGTGCCCTGCCGCGACGAGGTGCTCGCGCACTTGCTCGACGGGCTGATCGTGCACCTGCGCGGGCGCGAGGAGCGCAGGCCCGCCAGGCCGGTCGAGAAGCGCATCAGCAACAACGTGGTGCTGAAGAAGCTGCGGGTGGCGTTCGAGCTCACCGACAGCGACATGCACGCGATCTTCGCTGACGCGGGCTTTCCGGTGACCAAGCCGGAGCTCTCTGCGCTTTTCCGCCAGGCCGGGCACCGCAACTTCCGTGCCTGCGGCGACCAGCTGCTGCGCAATCTCCTGAAGGGACTGACGTTGCGCCTGCGCGGCGCACAGGCCTGA
- a CDS encoding DUF1989 domain-containing protein, whose product MSAAPAVERIAPCSGRAVELDTGDELVVIDPMGQQVSDLTAFSRDDTNEYLSSGRSIDYASKLWLTRGDLLYSNRSRAMFTILEDTCGRHDFTLTPCSKEMFERLYGEVEGRPGCEGNLAAALAPWGIGRDRIPIAFNIFMNVTVDGETGKVAVLPPLSGPGDFIRLRAEMPLVVAMTACSAGQSNNFSYKPIDFRVERAPSG is encoded by the coding sequence ATGAGCGCAGCGCCAGCGGTCGAACGCATCGCGCCATGCTCCGGGCGCGCCGTGGAGCTCGATACCGGAGACGAACTGGTGGTCATCGACCCGATGGGCCAGCAGGTGAGCGATCTCACCGCGTTCTCGCGCGATGACACGAATGAATACCTGTCGTCCGGGCGCTCGATCGACTATGCGTCGAAGCTGTGGCTGACGCGCGGCGACTTGCTGTACTCCAACCGCAGCCGCGCGATGTTCACCATCCTCGAGGACACCTGCGGCCGCCACGATTTCACCCTGACGCCGTGTTCCAAGGAGATGTTCGAGCGTCTGTATGGGGAAGTAGAGGGGAGGCCCGGCTGCGAGGGCAACCTCGCCGCGGCGCTGGCGCCCTGGGGCATCGGCCGCGACCGCATCCCGATCGCCTTCAACATCTTCATGAACGTCACCGTGGACGGCGAGACCGGCAAGGTAGCCGTGCTGCCGCCGCTGAGCGGACCCGGAGACTTCATCCGCCTGCGTGCCGAAATGCCGCTCGTGGTCGCGATGACGGCGTGCTCGGCGGGACAGTCGAACAACTTCAGCTACAAACCGATCGACTTCCGGGTGGAACGCGCGCCGTCAGGATGA
- a CDS encoding VOC family protein codes for MSKGIGVVGLYVRDQEEALKFYVEALGFRVHTDARNGDYRWLTVQHPQQPSFQLGLFLPGPPVHDAATAQALQEIVAKGAMPPLVLHVDDCRGDYARLRALGVEFTQEPVDRYGNVDATFRDPSGNGWKMIQAAAR; via the coding sequence ATGAGCAAGGGAATCGGGGTAGTCGGGCTGTACGTCCGCGACCAGGAGGAGGCGTTGAAGTTCTATGTCGAGGCGCTCGGGTTCCGCGTCCACACGGACGCGCGCAACGGCGACTACCGCTGGCTGACGGTGCAGCATCCGCAACAGCCGTCGTTCCAGCTCGGCCTGTTCCTGCCGGGGCCGCCGGTGCACGATGCGGCCACCGCACAGGCGTTGCAGGAAATCGTCGCCAAGGGCGCCATGCCGCCGCTGGTCCTGCACGTGGACGACTGTCGCGGCGACTATGCGCGCCTGCGTGCGCTCGGGGTCGAGTTCACCCAGGAGCCGGTCGACCGCTACGGCAACGTGGACGCCACCTTCCGCGATCCGTCCGGCAACGGCTGGAAGATGATCCAGGCGGCAGCGCGATGA
- a CDS encoding Rid family hydrolase — protein MRKLRDACLLAVLLSSAASARAGDEVPTREHLVPPGAERAYHAWHYTPVVKVKDMVIVSGIPAAGPGTYEDKVRRMFESLKRHLELAGSSLADVVELTSFHTGPTDAEGFQAEFAKFGPIHHEYFPSHYPAWSAVGTSALLAEGAVVELRAVAIIGSGRAPRADVPLPDH, from the coding sequence ATGAGGAAGCTTCGCGACGCGTGCCTGCTGGCCGTGCTCCTGTCCTCCGCCGCATCCGCGCGTGCCGGGGACGAGGTGCCGACCCGTGAGCACCTCGTGCCGCCCGGTGCGGAACGCGCGTACCACGCGTGGCACTACACGCCGGTCGTCAAGGTGAAGGACATGGTGATCGTCTCGGGGATCCCGGCGGCGGGGCCGGGCACGTATGAAGACAAGGTGCGGCGGATGTTCGAGTCGCTCAAGCGGCACCTGGAACTGGCGGGCAGCAGCCTGGCGGACGTGGTGGAGCTGACCAGCTTCCACACCGGGCCGACCGATGCCGAGGGCTTCCAGGCCGAGTTCGCGAAGTTCGGGCCGATCCACCACGAATACTTCCCGTCGCACTATCCGGCGTGGAGCGCGGTCGGGACGTCGGCGTTGCTGGCCGAGGGCGCGGTGGTCGAGCTGCGTGCGGTCGCGATCATCGGCTCGGGGCGCGCACCCAGGGCGGACGTCCCACTTCCGGATCACTGA
- a CDS encoding LytR/AlgR family response regulator transcription factor, translating to MKISALVVDDEPIARHAIVRLLREDTDIELAGECGDGVSAVEAIRSGSPDLVFLDIQMPAITGLDVVATIGAARMPATVFVTAYEQFAVRAFDANAVDYLVKPFARERFADALRRVKARLSAARGNDADQAARIAQALQDLRQRDRYLRRIPVREDERVLLLDVEDIVWIRANRNVVQLHARGKVHELRETMATLATRLDPARFARVHRSAIVNIDRIRAIDPWFNGHHVVTMDNGQQLRMSRYQHETFLRLATLRHEG from the coding sequence ATGAAGATCTCCGCCCTGGTGGTGGACGACGAGCCGATCGCGCGGCACGCGATCGTGCGCCTGCTGCGCGAGGACACCGACATCGAGCTGGCGGGCGAATGCGGCGATGGCGTGTCCGCGGTCGAGGCGATCCGGAGCGGGTCGCCGGACCTGGTGTTCCTCGACATCCAGATGCCCGCCATCACCGGACTCGATGTGGTGGCGACCATCGGCGCCGCGCGGATGCCGGCCACCGTGTTCGTCACCGCCTACGAGCAGTTCGCAGTGCGCGCGTTCGATGCCAATGCGGTGGACTACCTGGTCAAGCCGTTCGCACGCGAGCGGTTCGCCGACGCATTGCGACGGGTGAAGGCCCGGCTGTCCGCGGCGCGGGGCAACGACGCAGACCAGGCCGCGCGCATCGCGCAGGCGCTGCAGGACCTGCGCCAGCGCGACCGGTACCTGCGCCGCATCCCGGTGCGCGAGGACGAGCGCGTGTTGCTGCTCGACGTGGAGGACATCGTCTGGATCCGCGCCAACCGCAATGTCGTGCAGCTCCACGCCCGCGGCAAGGTGCACGAACTGCGCGAGACCATGGCGACGCTGGCCACGCGCCTGGATCCGGCCCGGTTCGCGCGGGTGCACCGTTCGGCGATCGTCAACATCGACCGGATCCGCGCGATCGACCCCTGGTTCAACGGCCACCACGTGGTAACGATGGACAACGGGCAGCAGTTGCGCATGAGCCGCTACCAGCACGAGACGTTCCTGCGGCTGGCGACCCTGCGGCACGAGGGTTGA
- a CDS encoding sensor domain-containing diguanylate cyclase codes for MNPTLPPLADVLDLLPDAVCVVDEDGRYLYVSASFERILGYRPAEVLGRQAFEFVHPEDRQDTMRQAAEVTAGAIQRHFRNRYVHKLGHVVDMQWSACWHPDHRVRIGVGREATELRRVEEELEHLASHDTLTGLPNRHHLQQALTRALSHARATGDRLALLYVDLDGFKAANDLGGHDAGDRLLQDVAGRLKQGLRHGDVAARVGGDEFVVLLPGCRDAAAARRVAEGLRARLRQVDRVAERPFQLDASVGVACFPGDGEDAASLLAHADQAMYAVKRGPPDGER; via the coding sequence ATGAATCCGACCCTGCCGCCGCTTGCGGATGTACTCGACCTGCTGCCCGATGCCGTCTGCGTGGTCGACGAGGACGGCCGCTACCTGTACGTGAGCGCCAGCTTCGAGCGCATCCTCGGCTATCGCCCCGCGGAAGTGCTGGGCCGGCAGGCCTTCGAGTTCGTCCACCCGGAGGATCGCCAGGACACCATGCGCCAGGCCGCGGAGGTCACCGCCGGGGCGATCCAGCGCCACTTCCGCAACCGCTACGTGCACAAGCTCGGCCACGTGGTGGACATGCAATGGTCGGCCTGCTGGCATCCGGACCATCGCGTGCGCATCGGCGTGGGTCGCGAAGCCACCGAGTTGCGGCGCGTCGAAGAGGAACTGGAGCATCTCGCCAGCCACGACACGCTGACCGGGCTGCCCAACCGCCACCATCTGCAGCAGGCGCTGACGCGCGCGCTCTCGCATGCGCGTGCGACCGGTGACCGGCTCGCGCTGCTCTACGTGGACCTGGACGGCTTCAAGGCGGCCAACGACCTGGGCGGCCACGACGCCGGCGACCGCCTGCTGCAGGACGTCGCCGGCCGGCTGAAGCAGGGCCTGCGACATGGCGACGTGGCGGCACGGGTGGGCGGCGACGAGTTCGTGGTGCTGCTGCCCGGATGCAGGGACGCCGCTGCCGCCCGCCGTGTCGCCGAGGGCCTGCGTGCCAGGCTGCGCCAGGTCGACCGCGTGGCGGAGCGTCCGTTCCAGCTCGATGCCAGCGTGGGCGTGGCCTGCTTTCCCGGCGATGGCGAGGATGCCGCCAGCCTGCTCGCCCACGCCGACCAGGCGATGTATGCCGTCAAGCGCGGGCCACCGGACGGGGAACGATGA
- a CDS encoding M14 family zinc carboxypeptidase translates to MRRLLALSLSLLPLLWPAVSDARDTQATPDPGAVALPPAPAWLGTLDALYDQRIRVAGLEDRRFAPEHWWSVAGPLADEAGGFDTEVVGRSVEGRPLRHVSWGRGDTRVLLWSQMHGDESTASMSIADLFRFLGEHPRHPLVQRLRQRTTLHFLPVMNPDGAARFQRRNAQGIDINRDARALATPEGRALHDLRERIEPHFGFNLHDQDVGTRVGDTSRGTAIALLAPPANAAREVDASRARAMEVSVAIRAVLEPYIAGYIARWDDTFNPRAFGDLTARAGVSTILIESGGIEGDLQKQQLRKLNFLALVGALDAIATGAHAGLPRAAYEQLPENGRDWADLRVEGGTLVLPGTPPARADLLIGFDDPLLERGGTILDIGDLADSHARRTIDAAGLYIVPVAVQGAGANAEYRKLARHAPAHFHLSRDPQGRDIVWTLAGDVDPSKRSPRGE, encoded by the coding sequence ATGCGTCGACTTCTCGCACTTTCGCTGTCGCTGTTGCCATTGCTGTGGCCGGCCGTGTCCGATGCCCGCGACACGCAGGCGACTCCGGACCCCGGTGCCGTGGCCCTGCCGCCCGCACCGGCCTGGCTCGGGACGCTCGATGCGCTGTACGACCAGCGCATCCGGGTCGCTGGGCTGGAAGACCGCCGCTTCGCGCCGGAGCACTGGTGGTCCGTCGCCGGTCCGCTGGCGGACGAGGCCGGCGGTTTCGACACCGAAGTGGTGGGCCGCAGCGTCGAGGGGCGCCCCTTGCGCCACGTGTCGTGGGGCCGCGGCGACACGCGCGTGCTGCTGTGGTCGCAGATGCACGGCGACGAGAGCACCGCGTCGATGTCGATCGCCGACCTGTTCCGCTTCCTCGGCGAGCATCCGCGCCACCCGCTGGTGCAGCGGCTGCGCCAGCGCACCACCCTGCACTTCCTGCCGGTGATGAATCCCGACGGTGCGGCGCGCTTCCAGCGCCGCAACGCGCAGGGCATCGACATCAACCGCGACGCGCGTGCGCTGGCCACGCCCGAAGGGCGCGCCCTGCACGACCTGCGCGAGCGGATCGAGCCCCACTTCGGCTTCAACCTGCACGACCAGGACGTCGGTACCCGGGTCGGCGACACCAGCCGCGGCACCGCCATCGCGCTGCTCGCCCCGCCGGCCAACGCCGCCCGCGAGGTGGATGCGTCGCGGGCGCGCGCCATGGAAGTGTCGGTCGCGATCCGCGCCGTGCTCGAGCCCTACATCGCCGGATACATCGCCAGGTGGGACGACACCTTCAATCCGCGCGCGTTCGGCGACCTCACCGCCCGGGCCGGCGTGTCCACCATCCTGATCGAGTCCGGCGGCATCGAGGGCGACCTGCAGAAGCAGCAACTGCGCAAGCTCAACTTCCTTGCCCTCGTCGGCGCGCTCGACGCCATCGCCACCGGTGCGCACGCGGGCCTGCCGCGCGCCGCGTACGAGCAACTGCCCGAGAACGGGCGCGACTGGGCGGACCTGCGCGTCGAGGGCGGCACCCTGGTCCTGCCCGGCACGCCCCCGGCCAGGGCGGACCTGCTGATCGGGTTCGACGACCCGCTGCTGGAGCGCGGCGGTACGATCCTCGACATCGGCGACCTTGCCGACAGTCACGCACGCAGGACGATCGACGCCGCCGGCCTGTACATCGTGCCGGTCGCCGTGCAGGGCGCGGGCGCGAACGCGGAATACCGGAAACTCGCCCGGCACGCGCCGGCCCATTTCCATCTCAGCCGTGACCCGCAGGGCCGCGACATCGTGTGGACGCTGGCGGGCGACGTGGATCCATCGAAGCGCAGCCCCCGGGGCGAGTGA
- a CDS encoding putative bifunctional diguanylate cyclase/phosphodiesterase has protein sequence MSRTVLPPAPSTGDASASERFTRALVALTRQVWSPECTFRTAIAAICETAADALQIERVSVWNYEAADGRLRCLHAFDAISGSHLPVQPLEMLSLDGDGYLASLDDMRVLEVAEMDDGAEMARSHLALRDYLQRHRIQGMLEAPAFVGGELQGVICHESILRVRNWSGAETVFAASMGDYVAMAFEIARRRRAEAEVEHLRLHDAATGLPNRAYLTELIRQRLLATPLRREQVLAVVNVQVDVSGGVAWSAGAPTVDDVLGRIARQLRSLMGTDTELARTGSDGFTFLVGANPSKRSVIRLAEAVLATVESMDWQHTDVDPGVAVGIAVADRGSALDAPALLQQGEEAAARARAAGRFGYAMYDAEHHAALVEGLRLERALRDGFANGEFELHYQPEFDAHSGRWVAAESLLRWRVGGELRVAGEFIGVLEPSRLMLDVGRWVLRQACLDAVAWPRNADGHEVTVRVNVSARQFDESGLVEDVRAALDASGLDPARLSLELTETTLMRDVDRALELLRPLRETGVQVAIDDFGTGYASLVYLKCLPVDALKIDGSFVQGMLENKGDRAIVQAIVNLAAAFGIEVIAEGVETPEQQAALLAAGVHRMQGWLYGRALPNPALCGVIGSRPASAGPASDPEPAPDGQDASPVP, from the coding sequence ATGTCCAGGACTGTCCTGCCTCCCGCACCTTCGACGGGCGACGCCTCCGCCAGCGAACGCTTCACGCGTGCGCTGGTCGCGCTGACGCGGCAGGTATGGAGCCCGGAGTGCACGTTCAGAACGGCGATTGCGGCGATCTGCGAGACCGCCGCGGACGCGCTGCAGATCGAGCGCGTCAGCGTCTGGAACTACGAGGCCGCCGACGGCCGGCTGCGCTGCCTGCATGCCTTCGATGCCATCTCGGGGTCGCACCTTCCAGTACAGCCGCTGGAGATGCTGTCGCTGGACGGCGACGGTTACCTCGCCTCGCTCGACGACATGCGCGTGCTCGAGGTGGCCGAGATGGACGACGGCGCGGAGATGGCGCGCTCGCACCTGGCCCTGCGCGACTACCTGCAGCGCCATCGCATCCAAGGGATGCTCGAGGCGCCGGCGTTCGTCGGCGGCGAGCTGCAGGGCGTGATCTGCCACGAGAGCATCCTGCGCGTGCGCAACTGGTCCGGCGCGGAAACCGTGTTCGCCGCCAGCATGGGCGACTACGTGGCGATGGCGTTCGAGATCGCGCGCCGTCGCCGCGCCGAGGCCGAGGTGGAACACCTGCGCCTGCACGATGCCGCCACCGGCCTGCCCAACCGCGCCTACCTCACCGAGCTGATCCGGCAGCGCCTGCTGGCCACGCCACTGCGCCGGGAGCAAGTGCTGGCGGTGGTGAACGTGCAGGTGGACGTGAGCGGCGGCGTCGCCTGGTCGGCCGGCGCCCCGACCGTGGACGACGTGCTGGGCCGCATCGCACGGCAGTTGCGTTCGCTGATGGGCACGGACACCGAGCTCGCGCGGACAGGCTCGGATGGATTCACCTTCCTGGTCGGCGCGAATCCGTCGAAGCGCTCCGTCATCCGCCTGGCCGAAGCGGTGCTGGCGACGGTCGAATCGATGGACTGGCAGCATACGGACGTCGATCCCGGCGTGGCCGTGGGCATCGCCGTGGCCGACCGCGGGTCGGCGCTGGACGCGCCCGCCCTGCTGCAGCAGGGCGAGGAAGCGGCCGCCCGGGCGCGCGCCGCGGGGCGGTTCGGCTATGCGATGTACGACGCGGAGCACCACGCGGCGCTGGTGGAAGGCTTGCGCCTGGAACGCGCATTGCGCGATGGCTTCGCCAATGGCGAGTTCGAACTGCACTACCAGCCCGAGTTCGACGCCCACAGCGGTCGCTGGGTCGCGGCCGAGTCGCTGCTGCGCTGGCGCGTGGGCGGCGAACTGCGGGTCGCGGGCGAGTTCATCGGCGTGCTGGAGCCGTCGCGGCTGATGCTGGACGTCGGACGCTGGGTGTTGCGCCAGGCCTGCCTGGACGCCGTGGCATGGCCGCGCAACGCCGACGGACACGAGGTCACGGTGCGGGTGAACGTCTCGGCCCGCCAGTTCGACGAATCCGGCCTGGTGGAGGATGTGCGGGCGGCGCTCGATGCGTCGGGGCTGGATCCGGCCCGCCTGAGCCTGGAACTGACCGAAACCACCCTGATGCGCGACGTCGACCGCGCGCTCGAGCTGCTGCGGCCGCTGCGCGAGACCGGCGTGCAGGTGGCGATCGACGACTTCGGCACCGGCTATGCGTCGCTGGTCTACCTCAAGTGCCTGCCGGTCGATGCGCTCAAGATCGACGGCAGCTTCGTGCAGGGCATGCTCGAGAACAAGGGCGACCGCGCCATCGTCCAGGCGATCGTCAACCTCGCCGCGGCGTTCGGCATCGAGGTGATCGCCGAGGGCGTGGAGACGCCGGAGCAGCAGGCGGCGCTGCTGGCGGCGGGCGTGCACCGGATGCAGGGCTGGCTCTACGGCAGGGCGTTGCCGAACCCGGCGCTGTGTGGCGTGATCGGTTCGCGACCGGCTTCCGCGGGCCCTGCGTCCGATCCGGAACCGGCTCCCGACGGTCAGGACGCCAGCCCGGTTCCGTAA
- a CDS encoding SDR family NAD(P)-dependent oxidoreductase — protein sequence MRILSAVFALSFLLALAPAHAQDSEAPLSYAGKTALVTGSTDGLGRELALALAADGAHVIVHGRNAQRGQDVVDEITRSEKGSARFVAADFSSLQAVREFADIIAKQHPRLDLLVNNAGIAIRQAPRRSANEDGHELQFVVNYLAGWILANRLLPNLQAAAPSRVVNVSSISAHAIDFDDVMLEKPDAHQRGYGQSKLAQVMMTMELAPAFAARGVTMISLHPATLMDTTMVRGIGVPARTTVAEGRDHVMGLVTAPSLRPGAFYVEGKPATPFDPQASDPEARARLVELSAELTGIAAP from the coding sequence ATGCGAATCCTGTCGGCCGTATTCGCCCTGTCTTTCCTGCTCGCGCTGGCGCCGGCGCATGCACAGGATTCCGAAGCGCCGCTTTCCTACGCCGGCAAGACCGCACTGGTGACAGGATCCACCGACGGACTCGGTCGCGAACTTGCGCTGGCGCTTGCGGCCGACGGCGCACATGTCATCGTCCATGGCCGCAATGCGCAGCGTGGCCAGGACGTGGTCGACGAGATCACGCGGTCGGAAAAGGGCTCGGCACGCTTCGTCGCCGCCGATTTCTCGTCCCTGCAGGCCGTGCGCGAGTTCGCGGACATCATCGCCAAGCAACATCCCAGGCTGGACCTGCTGGTGAACAATGCCGGCATCGCCATCCGCCAGGCGCCGCGGCGCAGCGCCAATGAAGACGGCCACGAACTGCAGTTCGTCGTCAACTATCTCGCCGGCTGGATCCTCGCGAACCGCCTGCTGCCGAACCTGCAGGCCGCGGCGCCGTCGCGGGTCGTCAACGTCTCCTCGATCAGCGCACACGCGATCGATTTCGACGACGTCATGCTGGAGAAGCCCGACGCCCACCAGCGTGGCTACGGGCAGAGCAAGCTGGCGCAGGTCATGATGACCATGGAGCTCGCACCCGCGTTCGCCGCACGCGGAGTCACCATGATCTCCCTGCACCCGGCGACGCTGATGGACACCACCATGGTCAGGGGCATCGGCGTCCCCGCCCGCACCACCGTCGCCGAAGGACGCGACCACGTGATGGGCCTGGTCACCGCGCCCTCGCTCCGGCCTGGCGCCTTCTACGTGGAAGGGAAACCGGCCACGCCCTTCGACCCACAGGCAAGCGACCCCGAAGCGCGTGCGCGCCTGGTCGAGCTGAGCGCCGAACTGACCGGCATCGCCGCGCCGTAG